In Streptomyces canus, one DNA window encodes the following:
- a CDS encoding alpha/beta fold hydrolase, which produces MSPRNLTAPTFARTRLGSGPGLLLAHGAGSSLAGTYGPVLEALAARHTVVGIDYPGSGDTPRSTTPLSVDDLADQLVAAADAEGLDRFAVSGYSLGGPVAIRAAARHPERVTALVLTAAFPHRDNRLALASSIQSKIAASGDRELLAEFLLMVALGTQALESMPTEQLQQTLGYVAAGAADGSSEQTDLVGQVDVRDDLAGLTIPTLVVSTTDDRLVSTDLHRRLAETIPGAQLAEIATGHLPMLERTEEWLQLITDFLDKHHA; this is translated from the coding sequence ATGTCACCTCGCAACCTGACCGCACCCACCTTCGCCCGCACTCGCCTCGGCTCCGGCCCCGGCCTGCTCCTCGCCCACGGCGCCGGCAGCAGCCTCGCCGGCACCTACGGCCCCGTCCTGGAAGCCCTCGCCGCCCGCCACACCGTCGTCGGCATCGACTACCCCGGCAGCGGAGACACCCCCCGCTCCACGACCCCGCTGTCCGTCGACGACCTCGCCGACCAGCTCGTCGCCGCCGCCGACGCGGAGGGCCTCGACCGCTTCGCCGTGTCCGGCTACTCCCTCGGCGGCCCGGTCGCCATCCGCGCCGCCGCCCGTCACCCCGAGCGCGTCACCGCACTGGTGCTGACCGCCGCCTTCCCGCACCGCGACAACCGGCTCGCTCTCGCCTCCTCGATCCAGAGCAAGATCGCCGCGTCCGGCGACCGCGAGCTGCTCGCCGAATTCCTCCTCATGGTGGCCCTCGGCACCCAGGCACTGGAGTCGATGCCGACCGAGCAACTGCAGCAGACCCTCGGCTACGTCGCCGCCGGTGCGGCCGACGGCAGCTCCGAGCAGACCGACCTCGTCGGTCAGGTCGACGTCCGGGACGACCTCGCCGGCCTCACGATCCCCACTCTGGTCGTCTCGACCACCGACGACCGCCTCGTCTCCACCGACCTGCACCGCCGGCTCGCCGAGACCATCCCCGGCGCCCAACTCGCGGAAATCGCCACCGGCCACCTGCCGATGCTGGAGCGGACCGAGGAGTGGCTGCAGCTCATCACCGACTTCCTCGACAAGCACCACGCCTGA
- a CDS encoding antibiotic biosynthesis monooxygenase family protein → MLSFGHLDESTHFHDQQKEKAGPVTIINTFVAPEGKEDEVVAAWTADAEYMKKSGNLLSVQLYRGIGGSRLFTNVAVWRSTEHLRAALGTPEFASHLASYPAGTVAYPHLYQKFAVEGICEGE, encoded by the coding sequence ATGCTCAGCTTCGGCCACCTCGACGAGTCCACCCACTTCCACGACCAGCAGAAGGAGAAGGCCGGCCCTGTCACCATCATCAACACCTTTGTCGCCCCGGAAGGCAAGGAGGATGAGGTGGTGGCCGCCTGGACGGCCGACGCGGAGTACATGAAGAAGTCGGGGAACCTGCTCTCGGTGCAGCTGTACCGGGGTATCGGCGGCAGCCGGCTTTTCACCAACGTCGCAGTCTGGCGATCCACCGAGCACCTCCGCGCCGCGCTCGGCACGCCGGAGTTCGCCTCGCACCTGGCGAGCTATCCGGCCGGCACCGTCGCCTACCCGCACCTGTACCAGAAGTTCGCTGTCGAGGGCATCTGCGAAGGGGAATGA
- a CDS encoding (2,3-dihydroxybenzoyl)adenylate synthase yields the protein MTHEGFVPWPEEAADRYREAGYWRGRPLGSYLHEWAETYGDTVAVVDGETRLTYRQLVERADGLACRLLDGGLHPGDAMLVQLPNGWEFVTLTLACLRAGIAPVMAMPAHRGHELRYLAAHAEVTSIAVPDRLGDFDHQALGREVAEAVPSVRLLLVAGGMIGTDATDLRALAEPADDPAVARARLDRIAPDSGDIAVFLLSGGTTGLPKLITRTHDDYEYNARRSAEVCGLDSDSVYLVALPAGHNFPLACPGILGTLMNGGRVVLARSPEPGKVLPLMAAEGVTATAAVPAVVQRWIDAVASGRHPAPPALRLLQVGGARLAPEVARRAEPVLGGTLQQVFGMAEGLLNYTRPDDPDDIKIETQGRPMCPDDEILVVDASGEPVPPGEMGALLTRGPYTPRGYYRATEHNARAFTPDGWYRTGDVVRLHLSGNLVVEGRDKDLINRGGEKISAEEVENLIYRLPGVARVAAVAKADPDLGERVCAVVVVEPGTHVSLESVRAALTAMQVARYKLPEDLLVVDELPLTKVGKIDKKRLRDVVRGKAGSVEAV from the coding sequence ATGACGCATGAGGGATTCGTGCCCTGGCCCGAGGAGGCGGCCGACCGGTACCGCGAGGCCGGGTACTGGCGTGGCAGGCCGCTCGGCTCGTACCTTCACGAATGGGCCGAGACCTACGGCGACACGGTGGCCGTCGTAGACGGCGAAACGCGCCTGACGTACCGTCAACTGGTCGAGAGGGCCGACGGATTGGCATGCCGCCTGCTGGACGGTGGTCTCCACCCAGGTGACGCGATGCTCGTCCAGCTGCCCAACGGCTGGGAGTTCGTCACACTCACCCTTGCCTGTCTACGGGCCGGAATCGCTCCCGTGATGGCGATGCCCGCCCACCGCGGTCACGAACTGCGCTACCTGGCAGCCCATGCCGAGGTCACCTCGATCGCCGTACCGGACCGACTCGGCGACTTCGACCACCAGGCCCTGGGACGGGAGGTCGCCGAAGCCGTCCCGAGCGTACGGCTGTTGCTCGTCGCGGGAGGCATGATCGGCACCGACGCCACGGACCTGCGCGCCCTGGCCGAACCGGCCGACGATCCGGCCGTCGCACGGGCCCGGCTCGACCGGATCGCCCCGGACAGCGGCGACATCGCCGTCTTCCTGCTCTCCGGCGGTACGACCGGACTGCCGAAGCTCATCACCCGCACCCATGACGACTACGAGTACAACGCGCGGCGCAGCGCCGAGGTCTGCGGCCTCGACTCCGACTCCGTCTACCTGGTGGCACTGCCCGCCGGACACAACTTCCCCCTGGCCTGCCCCGGCATCCTGGGCACCCTCATGAACGGCGGCCGGGTCGTTCTGGCCCGCAGCCCGGAACCCGGCAAGGTGCTGCCGCTGATGGCCGCCGAAGGCGTGACGGCCACCGCCGCCGTACCGGCCGTCGTCCAGCGCTGGATCGACGCGGTGGCCTCCGGCCGCCACCCTGCCCCGCCGGCTCTCCGGCTGTTGCAGGTGGGTGGCGCCCGCCTCGCGCCTGAGGTCGCCCGCCGCGCCGAACCCGTGCTCGGCGGCACACTCCAGCAGGTGTTCGGCATGGCAGAGGGGCTGCTGAACTACACGCGCCCCGACGACCCCGACGACATCAAGATCGAGACGCAGGGCCGCCCCATGTGCCCGGACGACGAGATCCTCGTCGTCGACGCCTCCGGCGAGCCGGTCCCGCCCGGCGAGATGGGCGCCCTGCTCACCCGCGGCCCGTACACCCCACGCGGCTACTACCGGGCCACCGAGCACAACGCCCGTGCGTTCACCCCCGACGGCTGGTACCGCACCGGTGACGTCGTCCGGCTGCATCTCTCGGGCAACCTCGTCGTCGAAGGACGGGACAAGGACCTCATCAACCGGGGCGGCGAGAAGATCTCCGCCGAGGAGGTCGAGAACCTCATCTACCGCCTGCCCGGCGTCGCCCGTGTCGCGGCCGTCGCGAAGGCCGACCCCGACCTGGGGGAGCGGGTGTGCGCGGTCGTGGTCGTCGAGCCGGGGACCCACGTGAGCCTCGAGTCGGTCCGTGCCGCCCTCACCGCGATGCAGGTGGCGCGGTACAAGCTCCCCGAAGACCTGCTTGTCGTGGACGAGTTGCCGCTCACGAAGGTCGGCAAGATCGACAAGAAGCGCCTGCGGGACGTCGTCCGTGGCAAGGCGGGCTCCGTCGAGGCGGTGTGA
- a CDS encoding acetate--CoA ligase family protein: MSSLDALFAPQAIAVLGASATPGKLGAAMVDSLASFPGPVMKVNSGRPDPDRGFFATVGEAAEAHGITPDVVVSCIPAAVTAVALREAAAVGARAALVCAGGFAEAGADGALHQQALAEVMRDTGIRVLGPNTSGFLAPHRRLTASFVPGAPDLEPGPVAVVAASGGVNHALAFALAEAGGGLQLGVGLGNSLDVTQADVLRHLAEDDGVRAVALHVETAAEGRRLTEAVRRLTDRVPVVALVVGRSDIGDFARSHTGALATSWRVTRTALRQAGAVLVDDERDLVDAVTALSRVRLPANPRPGIGLVTAQAGPGLLLTDDLRSHGIQVPPLVERTVKELRELLPALTYLNNPVDTGRPSPALTQVVERVSEDPGIDVTAVYGLLEPTAVDLPAALGAARTATPLVAVVGGPVEQARRSRRELGEAGIPCAATPASGSAMVRALVEDAAARTRLEAVVTASDAPALLPPGPVDEHTATGVLADLGIRTPVRLVCADAAAAHAALDELGGPVVVKILDAEILHKTEVGGVQVGVRTHEELDDALARMPASPALLVEQMAPAGPELIVGVRRDPVFGPVLALGAGGTAAEILCDVSLRLSPLSAHEAHAMLDELATRQMFLGARGATPVDRARLTHVLLAMASLAAEDAVVECEINPLRVLPDGDVVALDAVLLLRDPRDQGGSDDA; encoded by the coding sequence GTGAGCTCCCTGGACGCGCTGTTCGCGCCCCAAGCCATTGCCGTGCTCGGCGCATCGGCCACGCCCGGGAAACTCGGCGCGGCCATGGTCGACTCCCTGGCTTCCTTTCCTGGACCGGTGATGAAGGTCAACTCCGGCCGCCCGGACCCCGATCGGGGCTTCTTCGCCACCGTCGGCGAGGCGGCCGAAGCTCACGGCATCACACCTGACGTGGTCGTCTCCTGCATTCCGGCCGCCGTGACCGCCGTCGCCCTGCGCGAGGCGGCAGCCGTGGGTGCCCGCGCCGCACTCGTGTGCGCCGGCGGGTTCGCGGAAGCCGGGGCTGACGGTGCGCTGCACCAGCAGGCGTTGGCCGAAGTGATGCGGGACACCGGCATCCGGGTCCTCGGACCGAACACCTCGGGCTTTCTCGCCCCCCATCGACGGCTCACGGCCAGTTTCGTCCCAGGCGCGCCCGACCTGGAACCGGGTCCGGTGGCGGTCGTGGCCGCGAGCGGCGGCGTGAACCACGCGCTGGCGTTCGCCCTGGCCGAGGCCGGCGGCGGCCTGCAACTCGGGGTCGGCCTCGGCAACAGCCTGGACGTCACCCAGGCCGACGTCCTGCGCCACCTCGCCGAGGACGACGGCGTACGGGCCGTCGCCCTGCACGTGGAGACCGCCGCGGAGGGCCGGCGCCTCACCGAGGCGGTACGACGCCTGACCGATCGGGTCCCCGTGGTGGCCCTGGTCGTGGGCCGTAGCGACATCGGCGACTTCGCCCGCTCCCACACCGGCGCCCTGGCCACCTCCTGGCGCGTGACCAGGACCGCCCTGCGTCAGGCCGGAGCCGTCCTCGTCGACGACGAGCGCGACCTCGTCGACGCCGTCACCGCGCTCAGCCGCGTACGCCTCCCGGCCAACCCGCGCCCGGGCATCGGCCTGGTCACCGCACAGGCCGGACCCGGACTGCTGCTCACCGACGACCTGCGCTCCCACGGCATCCAGGTTCCGCCACTGGTCGAACGGACGGTGAAGGAACTGCGCGAGCTGCTCCCGGCCCTCACCTATCTGAACAACCCCGTGGACACCGGCCGCCCCTCACCCGCGCTCACGCAGGTGGTGGAGCGGGTTTCGGAGGACCCCGGCATCGACGTCACCGCCGTGTACGGGCTGCTGGAACCCACGGCGGTGGACCTCCCGGCCGCGCTGGGCGCCGCCCGTACGGCCACCCCGCTCGTCGCCGTCGTCGGCGGGCCCGTGGAGCAGGCGCGGCGGTCCCGCCGTGAATTGGGCGAAGCCGGCATTCCCTGCGCGGCCACGCCGGCCTCCGGATCGGCGATGGTGCGCGCGCTCGTCGAGGACGCGGCTGCCCGCACCCGGCTGGAGGCCGTCGTCACCGCCTCCGATGCCCCCGCCCTGCTCCCGCCGGGCCCGGTCGACGAGCACACCGCCACGGGGGTCCTCGCGGACTTGGGCATCCGTACGCCCGTACGGCTCGTGTGCGCCGACGCCGCCGCGGCGCACGCGGCTCTCGATGAGCTCGGCGGCCCGGTCGTCGTGAAGATCCTCGACGCGGAGATCCTGCACAAGACGGAAGTGGGCGGGGTCCAAGTCGGCGTCCGCACGCACGAGGAACTCGACGACGCCCTCGCCCGCATGCCCGCAAGCCCCGCGCTGCTGGTCGAACAGATGGCCCCCGCGGGACCCGAACTCATCGTCGGCGTACGCCGCGACCCGGTCTTCGGCCCCGTGCTGGCTCTGGGCGCCGGGGGAACGGCCGCCGAAATCCTCTGCGACGTCTCCCTGCGCCTCTCGCCCCTGTCCGCGCACGAGGCCCACGCGATGCTCGACGAGCTCGCCACCCGCCAGATGTTCCTCGGCGCGCGCGGCGCCACCCCGGTCGACCGCGCGCGGCTCACCCACGTGCTGCTCGCCATGGCCTCCCTCGCCGCCGAGGACGCGGTCGTCGAGTGCGAGATCAACCCTTTGCGCGTCCTGCCCGACGGCGACGTCGTCGCGCTCGACGCCGTACTGCTGCTGCGTGACCCCCGGGATCAAGGAGGATCCGATGACGCATGA
- a CDS encoding FAD-dependent monooxygenase has product MKVACIGAGPGGLFFATLLKRSRPDAEVVVFERNRPDDTFGFGVVFSDATLDAIDAADPVLSEALEKHGRHWDDIEVRVHGTRERVGGMGMAAVVRKTLLSLLQERARAEGVQMRFQHEVRDSAELDDFDLVVVCDGANSRFRALFADDFGPSAEVASAKFIWFGTTYLFDGLTFVHQDGPHGVFAAHAYPISDSLSTFIVETDADSWIRAGLDAFDPSTPPGMSDEKTKSYLEDLFREQIDGHSLVGNNSRWANFATRRARSWRSGKWVLLGDAAHTAHFSVGSGTKMAMEDAVALAEALGEAPDSVSEALGLYEERRRPKAERIQNSARPSLSWWEHFGRYVRHLDDPTQFAFHFLTRSIPRAKLAVRDATYMDRVDGWWRRRHEAGPLETPFRVGPYRLPSRRVTVGDDLLTGTDGTGIPMVPFSGQSYGAGVWIDAPDTEEGMPLALDQVREAAEAGVLLVGVRGGTALTRVLIAEEARLVHSLPAAITGAYDDDTATTLVLSGRADLVGGSK; this is encoded by the coding sequence ATGAAAGTTGCCTGCATCGGCGCAGGTCCCGGAGGACTCTTCTTCGCCACCCTGCTCAAGCGGAGCCGGCCCGACGCCGAGGTCGTGGTCTTCGAACGCAACCGGCCCGACGACACGTTCGGCTTCGGAGTGGTCTTCTCCGACGCCACCCTCGATGCCATCGACGCCGCCGACCCCGTCCTCAGCGAAGCGCTGGAGAAGCATGGCCGGCACTGGGACGACATCGAGGTCCGCGTGCACGGCACACGGGAGCGCGTCGGCGGCATGGGCATGGCGGCTGTCGTACGCAAGACGCTGCTGAGCCTGCTGCAGGAACGGGCCCGCGCCGAGGGCGTTCAGATGCGCTTCCAGCACGAAGTCCGCGATTCCGCCGAACTGGACGACTTCGACCTGGTCGTGGTGTGCGACGGCGCCAACAGCCGCTTCCGCGCCCTGTTCGCCGACGACTTCGGGCCGAGCGCCGAGGTGGCGAGCGCGAAGTTCATCTGGTTCGGCACCACCTACCTGTTCGACGGGCTCACCTTCGTCCACCAGGACGGCCCCCACGGTGTCTTCGCCGCCCACGCCTATCCGATCAGCGACTCGCTGAGCACCTTCATCGTCGAGACCGACGCCGACTCCTGGATCAGGGCCGGACTCGACGCCTTCGATCCGTCGACCCCGCCGGGCATGAGCGACGAGAAGACCAAGAGCTACCTGGAAGACCTCTTCCGCGAGCAGATCGACGGGCACTCGCTGGTCGGCAACAACTCCCGCTGGGCCAACTTCGCCACCCGCAGGGCCCGTTCGTGGCGCAGCGGGAAGTGGGTGCTGCTGGGCGACGCGGCGCACACCGCACACTTCTCCGTCGGGTCCGGCACCAAGATGGCCATGGAGGACGCGGTCGCGCTGGCCGAGGCCCTGGGGGAGGCACCGGACAGCGTGTCGGAGGCACTCGGCCTCTATGAGGAGCGTCGCCGCCCCAAGGCCGAGAGGATCCAGAACTCGGCGCGGCCCAGCCTGTCGTGGTGGGAGCACTTCGGCCGCTACGTCCGTCACCTCGACGACCCGACACAGTTCGCCTTCCACTTCCTCACCCGCAGCATCCCGCGCGCCAAACTCGCCGTGCGCGACGCGACGTACATGGACCGCGTCGACGGATGGTGGCGGCGACGTCACGAGGCGGGTCCCCTGGAGACGCCTTTCCGGGTCGGGCCGTACCGCCTTCCCTCGCGCCGGGTGACGGTCGGCGACGATCTTCTGACCGGGACCGACGGCACCGGCATCCCGATGGTCCCCTTCAGCGGTCAGTCGTACGGGGCGGGCGTGTGGATCGACGCCCCGGACACCGAGGAGGGGATGCCGCTCGCCCTCGACCAGGTGCGTGAGGCGGCAGAGGCGGGCGTCCTGCTCGTCGGCGTACGCGGCGGTACGGCGCTGACCCGGGTACTGATCGCGGAGGAGGCCCGGCTCGTGCACAGCCTGCCCGCCGCGATCACCGGCGCGTACGACGACGACACCGCGACCACGCTCGTGCTCTCCGGCCGGGCCGATCTCGTCGGAGGCAGCAAGTGA
- a CDS encoding maleylpyruvate isomerase family mycothiol-dependent enzyme has product MSALPATMLERAAKGTAAFEAAVHRLTDPGFTRPSHLPGWSRAHVVAHVARNADALVNVLTWARTGVETPMYASGDQRAREIEEGARRPAEELRAELLEADSRLAEELAALPDECWAATVRTARGREVPAAQVPWMRAREVWIHAVDLDIDTGFDDVPHDMCAALVDDVAASFRGRPDCPSVRLRSEDGAHTWLLGDPAGVEPVVVSGDLPSLAAYTTGRPVPGPLYPTGRGSLPTLPAWL; this is encoded by the coding sequence GTGAGCGCACTCCCGGCCACGATGCTGGAGCGGGCGGCCAAGGGCACGGCGGCCTTCGAAGCCGCCGTGCACCGGCTCACCGACCCGGGATTCACCAGGCCCTCGCACCTGCCGGGCTGGAGCCGGGCCCACGTCGTCGCTCACGTCGCCCGCAACGCCGACGCACTCGTCAATGTGCTGACCTGGGCGCGTACAGGTGTCGAGACACCCATGTACGCAAGTGGCGACCAGCGGGCGCGCGAGATCGAAGAGGGCGCCCGGCGGCCGGCCGAAGAGCTGCGTGCCGAGCTGCTCGAGGCCGACAGCCGTCTCGCCGAGGAGCTCGCCGCGCTGCCCGACGAGTGCTGGGCGGCGACCGTCCGCACCGCGCGAGGGCGTGAGGTGCCCGCCGCTCAGGTGCCCTGGATGCGGGCGCGCGAGGTATGGATCCACGCCGTCGACCTGGACATCGACACCGGCTTCGACGACGTCCCGCACGACATGTGCGCGGCCCTCGTCGACGACGTGGCCGCCTCCTTCCGGGGGCGACCTGACTGTCCCTCCGTCCGGCTGCGGTCCGAGGACGGTGCCCACACCTGGCTACTGGGCGACCCGGCCGGTGTCGAGCCGGTCGTCGTGAGCGGTGACCTGCCCAGCCTGGCCGCCTATACGACCGGACGGCCCGTGCCCGGCCCCCTGTACCCGACCGGCAGGGGATCCCTGCCGACACTGCCCGCGTGGCTGTGA
- a CDS encoding fumarylacetoacetate hydrolase family protein — translation MKLATIRVNGGTSAVRVDEDKAVDLGENDLVAFLRHRDWAARAADADGETYEGALDYAPVVVAPEKVVCVGLNYRTHILEMGRELPSHPTLFNKYARALVGAYDDVTLPASSTQMDWEAELGVVIGAEVRHADTEQARAAIAGYTVLNDVTARDWQYRTTQWDQGKTFEATTPIGPWLVTADDPAVSAQGLSLTCEVDGDTVQKADTGDLVFDPATLVSYLSEIVTLVPGDVIATGTPGGVGHARKPARHLQDGSLLVTRIEGIGETRNTCRRETR, via the coding sequence GTGAAGCTCGCCACCATCCGGGTCAACGGCGGCACGAGCGCCGTCCGCGTCGACGAGGACAAGGCCGTGGACCTCGGCGAGAACGACCTGGTGGCCTTCCTGCGCCACCGGGACTGGGCGGCGCGTGCCGCGGATGCCGACGGCGAGACGTACGAAGGCGCCCTGGACTACGCCCCCGTCGTCGTCGCGCCCGAGAAGGTCGTGTGCGTCGGCCTCAACTACCGCACCCACATTCTGGAAATGGGCCGCGAACTCCCCTCCCACCCCACGCTGTTCAACAAGTACGCGCGGGCGCTGGTCGGCGCCTACGACGACGTGACCCTGCCCGCCTCCTCCACGCAGATGGACTGGGAAGCCGAACTCGGCGTCGTCATCGGGGCCGAGGTCCGGCACGCCGACACGGAGCAGGCGCGGGCCGCGATCGCCGGGTACACCGTGCTCAACGACGTCACCGCCCGCGACTGGCAGTACCGCACCACCCAGTGGGACCAGGGCAAGACCTTCGAGGCCACCACCCCCATCGGACCATGGCTGGTGACCGCCGACGATCCCGCGGTCTCCGCCCAGGGCCTGAGCCTGACCTGCGAAGTCGACGGCGACACGGTCCAGAAGGCCGACACCGGTGACCTCGTCTTCGACCCGGCCACGCTGGTCTCGTACCTGTCCGAGATCGTCACCCTCGTGCCCGGCGACGTGATCGCCACCGGCACTCCGGGCGGGGTCGGCCACGCCCGCAAGCCCGCCCGCCATCTGCAGGACGGATCGCTCCTCGTCACCCGGATCGAGGGGATCGGCGAGACCCGCAACACCTGCCGCCGGGAGACGCGGTGA
- a CDS encoding cupin domain-containing protein — protein MTDTTSEQTERKLLDELYADFEDAGLIPLWTQVDGLMPMSPQPAAVPHLWRWAELLPIAQRSGELVPVGRGGERRAMALSNPGLPGLPYATPTLWTAIQYLGPREVAPSHRHSQGAFRFVVEGEGVWTNVDGDAVAMRRGDLLLTPSWAFHEHQNVTDEPMAWLDGLDIPLVSKLDAGFFEFGPDELSTRETPERSRGERLWGHPGLRPIGRPNSPLNAYRWEHTDAALTSQLELEREGVPGVLEPGHAGVRFSNPTTGRDALVTMRTEMRRLRAGTQTAPVRTVGSAIWQVFEGEAVARVGDKVFEIAKGDLFVVPSWCEVSLSARTQVDLFRFSDEPVYEALGLARTSRGEHK, from the coding sequence GTGACCGACACCACCAGCGAACAGACCGAGCGCAAGCTGCTCGACGAGCTGTACGCGGACTTCGAGGACGCCGGCCTGATCCCGCTGTGGACTCAGGTGGACGGCCTCATGCCGATGTCGCCGCAGCCCGCAGCGGTCCCGCACCTGTGGCGGTGGGCCGAGCTGCTGCCCATCGCGCAGCGCTCCGGAGAGCTCGTACCGGTGGGACGCGGCGGCGAGCGCCGGGCCATGGCCCTGTCCAACCCCGGTCTTCCGGGCCTTCCTTACGCCACTCCCACCCTGTGGACCGCGATCCAGTACCTGGGCCCGCGCGAGGTCGCCCCCTCGCACCGGCACAGCCAGGGAGCCTTCCGGTTCGTCGTCGAAGGCGAAGGCGTGTGGACCAACGTCGACGGGGACGCGGTGGCGATGCGGCGGGGTGACCTGCTGCTCACGCCGAGTTGGGCCTTCCACGAGCACCAGAACGTCACCGATGAGCCGATGGCCTGGCTCGACGGGCTCGACATCCCGCTCGTCTCCAAACTGGACGCCGGCTTCTTCGAGTTCGGCCCCGATGAGCTCTCCACTCGTGAAACCCCCGAGCGGTCGCGCGGCGAGCGACTGTGGGGCCACCCCGGACTGCGCCCGATCGGCCGGCCCAACTCCCCGCTGAACGCGTACCGCTGGGAGCACACCGACGCCGCCCTGACCTCCCAGCTGGAGTTGGAGCGGGAGGGCGTGCCCGGCGTGCTCGAGCCCGGGCACGCCGGAGTCCGCTTCTCCAACCCCACGACCGGCAGGGACGCCCTGGTCACGATGCGCACCGAGATGCGCCGACTGCGGGCCGGCACCCAGACCGCCCCGGTGCGCACCGTCGGCTCCGCGATCTGGCAGGTGTTCGAGGGCGAGGCGGTGGCCCGCGTCGGCGACAAGGTCTTCGAGATCGCCAAGGGCGACCTGTTCGTCGTCCCGTCCTGGTGCGAGGTCTCGCTGTCCGCCCGCACCCAGGTCGACCTGTTCCGTTTCAGCGACGAGCCCGTCTACGAGGCCCTCGGCCTCGCCCGTACCTCCCGAGGAGAACACAAGTGA
- a CDS encoding IclR family transcriptional regulator — MENSGSPSPSPSYPVSAAGNALRVVRLLHELDELRVMDVADRLGVARSTAHRILAMLVFEGFAVQDRHKVYRPGRALQAIRGSQAAPPPDLITVAHPHLQRLADAVRETTHLMVLEGNGSRFLDGVEGPQALRVSYRTGTLLPAHVTSGGKALLAALPTDRLRALYPNGLPEDRAKAPKDFESLMNELVSVRRHGYAINLQESERGVHAVGACVRDRTDAAVAAVVVAAPSVRCTRARLAELSQPLLATARDIGQGL; from the coding sequence ATGGAGAATTCAGGCAGTCCCTCGCCCAGCCCCTCGTATCCGGTGAGCGCCGCCGGCAACGCCCTGCGCGTCGTCCGGCTGCTGCACGAGCTCGACGAGCTGCGGGTGATGGACGTCGCCGACCGGCTCGGCGTCGCGCGCTCGACCGCGCACCGGATCCTCGCGATGCTGGTCTTCGAGGGATTCGCCGTGCAGGACCGCCACAAGGTGTACCGGCCGGGGCGGGCTCTGCAGGCCATCAGGGGAAGCCAGGCCGCCCCTCCCCCGGACCTGATCACCGTCGCCCATCCTCACCTGCAACGGCTGGCGGACGCCGTCCGGGAGACGACTCACCTGATGGTGCTCGAGGGCAACGGCAGCCGCTTCCTCGACGGCGTGGAGGGCCCCCAGGCGCTGCGCGTCAGCTACCGCACCGGCACGCTCCTGCCCGCCCACGTGACCTCGGGCGGCAAGGCCCTGCTCGCGGCACTGCCGACCGACCGGCTCCGGGCGCTTTACCCCAACGGACTTCCCGAGGACCGGGCCAAGGCCCCCAAGGACTTCGAGAGCCTGATGAACGAGCTGGTGTCCGTGCGCCGTCACGGCTACGCCATCAATCTCCAGGAGAGCGAGCGCGGAGTGCACGCCGTCGGCGCGTGCGTACGCGACCGCACGGACGCCGCCGTAGCTGCCGTGGTCGTGGCGGCTCCGTCCGTTCGCTGCACCCGCGCAAGGCTCGCTGAACTGTCCCAACCTCTGCTCGCGACCGCACGGGACATCGGTCAGGGTCTGTGA